The sequence CCTCCGGCGGGGCGTCGCACCGCCCGCTCGTTCGCTGTCGGGAGGTCGCGCCGCCCGCTCGCTAGCGGTAGGAAATGGCCAGCTCCTGCCTCGTGGACGGCAGCGGGTGAAACTCCGTCCGCGAGAACCCTGCGCGGCCGAACATCGCGCCGAGCTCCGCTTCCGTGTACGCGTCGCCTCGCGATGTCTGGACGAGCATCGTCATGGCGAACGACGCCGCGCCCGGGGGCGAGACGCGGTCCTCGTTCGGGACCATCTCCACCGTGATCGCCCGGCCGCCCTCGGACAGCGCGGCGCGCGCCTTGCGCAGGAGCGCTTCGCACGTCGGCACGTCGAAGTGGTGCAGGAAGTTCGTCAGCAGCACCATGTCGTACCCCTCGCCGAACGGCTCATCGAACGCGCTGCCGCGGAGCGGCCGCCACCGCTCGGCCACGCCGGCAGCCTCGGCGTTCTCCCGCGCCACCTCCAGCACAGCGGGCCAGTCGAGCGCCACGACCTCGACGCTCGGATGGCGCTGGGCCAGCGTGATCCCGAAGACGCCGTGGCCCGCCGCCACGTCGAGCACGCGCACCGGCCTGCCGCCCGGCACCTCGACGATGTTCGCCATGAGCTGCGCCGACAGCCTCATCAGCGGGGCCATGCCGCGCGCGAACCTCACCCACACCGGGTGCTCGGGCGCGATCGTCCCCTCGTCGGGCAGCACCGTCCCGCCCTTGCGCACGGCAGCGGCGATATCCCGGTGAGCCTCCATCACCATCGGCGAGAGGACGAACTCGGTGACCCCGCCCAGGTACAGGGGCGAGCGCCGGTCGAGGAACGCAGCCGAGTCGGCCGTCAGGCGGTAATGCCGCCGCTCGTCCTTGGTCAGGAACCCGAGGATGACCAGGTAATCGCAGAGAATGCGGATGCCGCGCTCGGAAGCACCGCAGGCGCCGGCCAGCTCCGCGACGGTCTCGTTGCCCGCTGCGATCGCGGTGAACAGGTCGAGCTCGATGGCCCCCTTCAGCGCCGCCGTACGCACGTGGGCGCCCAACGCATCCATCAACAGCGCGGGAGACGGCCCCGCATCCTGATGCGACATCATGACTTCCCCCTCTCGTTCGTGCCCGTCGGCTTGCTCGCCCGTCGCAGCGCACGCCCGCGATGACAGGCCTGTCGCCCCCCGGCGCAGGCGAGGAGGAAGCTACCGGATCCGATCTCGCGGTCGACCGGAATAACACCGGCGCGGACCACCCCGGCGGCGCAGCGGCGGGCGCGCCGCCTGCGCAGCGCGCCTCGTCACGAGCGATGAGCGACGAGCGCGCTCGGCTACTCCGCCGCCTCGCCCAGCCACGCCCGCGCGAGCTCGAGCGTGCGCGCGTTGTCCGCCGCCCGCTCCAGGAAGTGCGCCCGGAACGCGCGGTCGCTGATCTTCCCGGCGCGCGCGAGCAGGCGATCGCGCGCCTCGGCGATCGCGCGCGCGGCCTCGGCCCCACGCCCGCAGACCGACAGCGCCTCGGCATAGACCAGGCGCACCACCGACTCGCCCTCCTCCACGCCCACCTCGTCGAGCAGCGCGCGCGCGCGCTCGGCGGCGGCGAGCGCGTCGCCGGGGCTGCCGAGGTGGAGCAGCGCGCGCCCGAGCACCGCGACGGCGTAGGCGCGCATCGGCGGGGCCCGCTCGAGGATCGCGTCCGCGGCCCGCGCCTCGCGCGCCGCCGCCTCGGGATCGCCCGCGAGGAGCAGGATGCTCGCGAGGTAGACGCGCGCGCAGCCCTCCATGCGCACGTCGCCGTGGCGCTCCAGCATCGCGCACGCTGTCTCCTCGACCGACCTCGCCTCGTCGAGCCGGCCTCGGTAGGCGAGCACCAGGCCGAGGTTCTGGAGGACGTACGCCGTGGTGCCGCGCAGCTCCATCCGCTCCGACTCGGCGAGCGCCAGCCGCAGCGCCGCCTCGGCCTCCTCGAGCTGACCCACCTGGCCGTAGGAGTAGCCGAGGTTCATCCGTGCCATGCACGCCCGCCGCACGTCGCCGGCCTGCTCGAACGCGGCGAGCGCCGCCTCGATGCCCGCGAGGCTCGCGCCGGGGTCGCCGCCCGCGTGCGCGCGGATGGCGCGCGCCTCGTGGAGGTTCGCCACGGCCTCGAGATCCGGCGCCGGGGCGCCCTCGATCGCGCGCTCCGCGCCCCCGATCAGCGCGTCGGCCAGCGCATAGCGGCCGCCGAAGATCAGCATGAGCGCGGCGGAGCTCAGGCACACGCTCTTCGCGGAGCTCCCGTCCTCGAGGGGCGCGGGCGTCTCGCGCGCGACGGCGGCCCAGCGCTCGACGCGCTCGAGGCTGCCCGTGGCGCCCGCGGCGATGATGATCCGGGTCAGCGCGGCGAACCAGGCGGCGGAGCCCTCCGCGAGGTGCTCCGCAGAGACCGCGGCGCGCTCCTCGGCGAGC is a genomic window of Sorangium aterium containing:
- a CDS encoding class I SAM-dependent methyltransferase, producing the protein MMSHQDAGPSPALLMDALGAHVRTAALKGAIELDLFTAIAAGNETVAELAGACGASERGIRILCDYLVILGFLTKDERRHYRLTADSAAFLDRRSPLYLGGVTEFVLSPMVMEAHRDIAAAVRKGGTVLPDEGTIAPEHPVWVRFARGMAPLMRLSAQLMANIVEVPGGRPVRVLDVAAGHGVFGITLAQRHPSVEVVALDWPAVLEVARENAEAAGVAERWRPLRGSAFDEPFGEGYDMVLLTNFLHHFDVPTCEALLRKARAALSEGGRAITVEMVPNEDRVSPPGAASFAMTMLVQTSRGDAYTEAELGAMFGRAGFSRTEFHPLPSTRQELAISYR